The following is a genomic window from Chania multitudinisentens RB-25.
ATAGTATAATTTTTGCCAAACTGAACTTTTATTCTAAAAAATAATGGCAAGTAGCTGTATATTTTGTTTTTTAACTAAAAATAAATTAAACGGTAAATGTAATAAGTTGATATTTATATCTTACTGGGTATGTACATTATTTTTTCTTGCTCAGCCGATGGTAGACGGCCACTTTGTCAGGCTTTTCAAGGTTAACACATGGCGATCCATTTCTTTAGTTTAGCATAGCTAATGCTAACGCCTTACTCTTCCCCAACCGCATAATTTTCTTGATTTAAAAGCATTCTCTATTGAAACCACTTTGGACTCTCATATATTTTATAGATATATAAAATATATTTGACACACATAAGAAAAATAGCTTCTAATCTACAAGCATTAATTTATATGGAATTAAATTAGAAAATAAAGCCATAGCGATGTTGAGCACGAATCAGCGTTATTAGCAATGACAGTTCGTGCTGGGTGACTAACAAGCCCACCAATAGAGATGACTTTACGAGCCGTTCAGTAGCCGTTTACGGTGTTTCTTGCCAGCGGGCCTGATACCTTCGCGGGAAAGCCGCTGTATAACTGAATCGTGCCATAAACTTCTCTGGTAGAACCAACAACAATATCGTTGATGTGCGGATAAGAAATGTACATAACCTGGGTTTGCCATTGCAGACTCAGTGCGGTAGCTATGTCTGAAGGATAAGGATATTCGATGAACAGAACCATCTTGGCACATACTCCGTTAGCCGATAATATGCTGTTATTTAAATCACTTATCGGTAGTGAAAAGGTTTCTGAGCCATTTTCATTTGAAGTTGAACTATTAAGTGCCAAAAACAACATCTCTCTTAGAGATTTACTCGGTAAATCTCTTACCGTAGAACTGCGTTCTCCCCCCCTTCCCTCCCGATATTTAAATGGCTATATCACACGCATGACGCTGGTGGGCAGAGAGCCAAGCGGCGAGCGCTATTACATTTACCGCGCAACGGTTCAACCTGGCCTGTGGTATTTGACACAGAACAGAGACTTTCGTATTTGGCAAGAAAAGTCCGTTCCTGAAATCATTGCCAGTATCCTTTCCGACTATCAAATCCAACTAGAAAACAAACTCACCTGGAACTACCGACAGTGGGGATATTGCGTCCAATACCAGGAAAGTGATTTTAACTTCATTAGCAGGCTAATGGAGCACGAAGGGATCTATTATTTCTTCCGCCATGAGATGGGCAACCATACTTTGGTATTAGCAGATGCACCACAAGCACATAATAAGCTGGCAGGCTATGAGTTTATTCCTTATTTGCTGACAGAAGGAGAAACGAATAATCACACCAACGGTATCCAAAGTTGGAGCGTTTCTGATGCCATTACCCCCAGCCTGTATAGCCTGGATGATTACGATTTCCGTAAACCGCGCGCGCGCCTGCTAGAAACCCGCCAAAACCCAACGTCTTTTGCTGGCGATAAAGCAGAAGTGTTCGACTGGCCAGGGCATTTTACCGATCATGACCATGGTCAATTTTACGTGCGCGTGCGCCAGCAGGAATTTGAGGCTCAGCACGAAAAAATGACCGGCGATGGTTCCACTCTGGGCATTGCCCCCGGCCATACTTTTACCCTCACCAATGCCCCACGGGCGGAAGACCAGCGCGAATATCTGGTCGTTGAAGCCCACTACTTCCTGAGCGAAAGCAGTTATGCCAGCAGTCACCAGGAAAGTGGCGAACAGCGTACCGAATTTACCGTTGTACCCAACAGCATAAACTGGCGCCCTGCTCGTATAACGCCTTGGCCAAAAACGCATGGCCCGCAGACCGCAGAGGTAGTGGGGCCAGAAGGCCAGCCCATCTGGACGGATAAATATGGCCGGGTGAAATTAAAGTTCCGCTGGGATCGCCATGGCAGAGGTGACGACAGTGGTTCCTGCTGGGTACGTGTTTCCAGCTCCTGGGCCGGGTGGAAATACGGTGGCGTACAGATTCCCCGGGTCGGTGAAGAAGTGGTGGTGGATTTTATCAACGGCGATCCCGACCGCCCGTTAATCACTGGCCGTGTTTATAACGAAGACAGTATGCCGCCTTGGGATCTCCCGAACGATGCCACCAAAATGGGCTTTATGTCACGCAGCACCCAGGGCAGCGCAGACAATGCCAGCTATTTGTTCTTTGAAGATGCCCCAGGCCGTGAATCATTTGATATGCATGCCGAAGACAAGATGAATATCTCCGTCGAAGGCGATCAAAATATTACCATTGACGGTACCCGAACCACCACCATTGGCGGGCAGCAGTTCGATACCGTGATGGGTGATGCCACCTTTGTTTATAATTCAAAACGCGATATCACCGTCGAAGAACTTGAAAAAAACACCTTTAATAATAAACAACAGGTCGATATCACCAATGGCCGTGAATTCACCATCCATAGCGGTGGGGATATTGTTAAGATCACGGGTGATATCAACAGAACGTTTGATGGTAATGTGACAGAAAACACCACTGGAAACGTTGACCAGACGATAGAGGGAGATGTCACTCAAACAACAACTGGTAATGTCACTCAAACGATTACCGGTGAAGTAACACAAACAACTACCGGAAATATCACTCAAACTGTGAATGGAGATATCACCAAAGATATTACGGGTAATATAACTGAAACAATTACTGATAATGTAACTAACTACATCGGTGGTGATACTTCATTCTATATTACCGGTAACTACAACCAAAAAGTAGGTGGTAAGATAGAGATAACATCCCCTAAAAGTGACATAACAATAACTAGTGCAA
Proteins encoded in this region:
- a CDS encoding type VI secretion system Vgr family protein, with translation MNRTILAHTPLADNMLLFKSLIGSEKVSEPFSFEVELLSAKNNISLRDLLGKSLTVELRSPPLPSRYLNGYITRMTLVGREPSGERYYIYRATVQPGLWYLTQNRDFRIWQEKSVPEIIASILSDYQIQLENKLTWNYRQWGYCVQYQESDFNFISRLMEHEGIYYFFRHEMGNHTLVLADAPQAHNKLAGYEFIPYLLTEGETNNHTNGIQSWSVSDAITPSLYSLDDYDFRKPRARLLETRQNPTSFAGDKAEVFDWPGHFTDHDHGQFYVRVRQQEFEAQHEKMTGDGSTLGIAPGHTFTLTNAPRAEDQREYLVVEAHYFLSESSYASSHQESGEQRTEFTVVPNSINWRPARITPWPKTHGPQTAEVVGPEGQPIWTDKYGRVKLKFRWDRHGRGDDSGSCWVRVSSSWAGWKYGGVQIPRVGEEVVVDFINGDPDRPLITGRVYNEDSMPPWDLPNDATKMGFMSRSTQGSADNASYLFFEDAPGRESFDMHAEDKMNISVEGDQNITIDGTRTTTIGGQQFDTVMGDATFVYNSKRDITVEELEKNTFNNKQQVDITNGREFTIHSGGDIVKITGDINRTFDGNVTENTTGNVDQTIEGDVTQTTTGNVTQTITGEVTQTTTGNITQTVNGDITKDITGNITETITDNVTNYIGGDTSFYITGNYNQKVGGKIEITSPKSDITITSATKIDIIAPEVNADGTKIFNTQFFENNVTWIESSSINTGVSITANTSAFETNLYKVDLTPFTLEIDEGGLVTKAFGFEMKRKNFISHFTALYLFG